The nucleotide sequence CAGGTCAgcacatgttgttttttttaattctcttacTCCATTTCCTCATTCACATCattccttctttcttttctacatctgttatgtgtgtttattttcagttttggccATGCATAAAAAGGGACATTATGTTTTTCCTTTAGGCCAGAGAGGAGGAGGGCGTTCCGCACCACAGCTTGTCCAAAGACACGCCCAGACTTGTCCTCAAGACAAACAGCGATGTGCTTGTAAGATATAAACCATTTAACACCCCAAAATTAGAGATGTAGAAACAGCATATGCATATTgattaagatggtttagattgTAGAAAGATTGTGTGATTGTGGCCATGTCTCAAAGTCTTAAGTCTTAATTCTGAAATATGGTATTGACAGgacttttgtcttgtttgttccaaaatatgttttgaacaaatatataacattacagtatgacaatttgacatttatgtctaaaaaatGCCTAAAATGTCTAATACGTCCATTAGTCAAAGCtttacctatatatatatatatcataccATCCTTAAGTTTTATGACAGttattagtaataatacaaACTAATCATTGTCAGTATttacaattatgtttttatttattaattatttttattttttgcactacagttttattttggggtgaaatatcaCCCATAAATTCCTTCCTAAATTCCTAAAGACTTGACACAAGACCGGTCAAATCACACACCTGCACTGTTAACTCAAGACTAGATCATGAGGTGTTCTGCTTATCTACTTTATTAGCTGTAGAAacagtttatgtctttctgACATTccatatttcatgtttttgttgaaaCATTGTCAATCTGCATTGAATGTTACTGTTTTCCACATGGATGGACAAGTGGGGTATGTGGATGTGTgagtaggtgtgtgtgtgtgtgtgtatgaaatcAGCATATGGCTGGTTGagaacagacacattctggggtcAGAGGGTGTGCGTGATGGGAAAAGAAAAGCATTAGCACAGAAACTTCCTCTCTAACGTTGAGTTGGCAGCCGTACGTTAGCAGGTAATTACAGTAAAAGAACGTACAGCTACTCGCAGCATGGTCACGGACATCGGCTTAACGGCCACAGCAGAAGTAAATGACAGTAATTACCTCTCAACCatgttagagagagagagcgaagcAAAATAAGGGTGAGTGAAGGAttaagagaaagagagagacggtggattgagaaagagagagagagcgagcaaGAGAGAAAAGAAGTCCATTAGGGTAATGTGCAGTAAAATTTCTCTTAGAGCGCCATGACTCGTTAAGTGGTCTCCATCTGTCTCGCTTTTTAAACTCAGGAAATATGAAAATCATTTATAATTGAGAATATCCAGGCACGCCTCGAGCTGGTTTGTGCATGTTAACTGGCATGGTCAGAGCTCCCGCGTTTGAAACAGAGCGAAGGCTTCATTAGAAAACCACATTGATTTCATGAATGAGTGCTGTCTGTCAGCCGTATTTTCCTCCACATCATCCTGCGGCAGCCGgcttatttttatatcaaacCAATTGAAGTAATGCACTAAAGATTGGATAACTGATTCAAAATCagatttaaatttaacatttctaattaatcATATTCATTTGATCTCTTTTGATTTGTTCTAAATGGATTCTTatgctaaaaaataattttatcaatcagtattttacagtaaaaatatataaacatccTTAATGAAGCAAAAGTACTATAAAAGACTTTTTTAGGGAATATACcattgaagtcaaaagtttacatacaccttgcagaatctgtaaaatgttgattatttaacccaaataaatgttattttttctttagcactgacctgaaaaagatattttgtataagatagtccacaagagaaaaataatagttgaatttataaaaatgaccctgttcaaaagtttgcatacacttgtTTCctaatactttgttgttacctgaatggtccacagctgtgtgtgtgtgtgtgtttttagtgatagttgttcatgagcctcttgttgaacagttaaaccatacttaaactgcctgttgttcttcagatgttgttccttcaggtcccacaaattctttggcttttcagaatttttgagtatttgaaccctttccaacaatgactgtatgattttgagatccatcttttcacactgaggacaactgagagactcatatgcaactattactgaAGGTTCGAACGcacactgatgcttcagaaggaaacacaatgcattaagagctggggggtgaaaactgtttgaatttgaagatcagggtaaatttaacttattttgtcttctggggaacatgtaagtatttttgtagcttcggAAGGGCagtactggaaaaaaaaatatgatatttaggcaaaatatgaaaaatgtaccctcattcaattaaaaagtttacacccctaggctagctcttaatgcatagtttttccttctgaagcatcagtgagtgtttaaactttcaaatacacaaaatactgaaaatatatactcaaatactaaaaaaccaaagagtttgtgggacctgaaggatttttctgaagaacattgggcagtttaactattcaggacaaacaagggactcatgaacaacttcttattgactatatgtaaacatcttttatgtgaaatatcttattcaggtcagtactaaataaaagataacatgcattttgcacgATCCCtcttagttttaaaataattaacattttgcagattctgcaaggtgtatgtaaacttttgacttcaactgtacattaAAGTTACCCCACTTGTTTGAGGCATAAACCTCACTTTAAAATAGCGTGTGAGTTGTGCTAAAGCAAGAAACTCTGtggggtaaaaaaataaataaaataaaataaattgcattaattgtattaattgttttaaagtaatagttcacccagaaatgtggttccaaacctgtatgacctttgttcatcttcagaacaaaaattaagatttttttttattgatgaaaCCTGACAGCTTTCTGATCTCGCATAGATAccaatagtccatgtgacatcagtggtcccTAACcgcaatgttatgaagctatgagaattgtttgtgcgcaaagaaaacaaaaataattactttatttaactatttcatctcttccctgtcagtcttCGATATGCATTCGTGAGAGCACCTCGACGTATGCGTGTaatgctgctgacgcaggagccggtGTTCTGATGTAGAACGTCTATCTCTTttagttcatcatctgtatATTCCGGTTCAAATAAGAAAGGCTGGTCATTCTGTCAAAATCTACAGACATGTTTACGAAGATCGTGCcatgcattgtggtactctggcgaagactgacacagaaaacaaaaaattgttgaataaagtatgaaataaagtattctcgtagcttcataaaattacagttaaaccactgatgtcacatggactattttagcaatATCCTTACCACCGTTCTGGGCCGTGTCAaccgtgtcagttgcgttgctgtctatgcagcgtcagaaagctctcagatttcatcaaaaatatcttaatttgtgttcttaaaatgaacgaaggtcttacgggtttggaacgacacgaaggtgagtaattaatgacagaattttcatttttaggcgAACTGGTTAAGCAAATACTTTTGGTCTTAAAGGTCTTGAAAGTACCTTGCTGTGTGAATATGTATGCAAGCGTGTCTACTTCTAGCCATGTCTATTTCTAGCcaggctctctctctctctttatccgTGTGATGAATGTCCATCATTGACAGTAGTGGCATATGATAAATGCCTTCATTATCTTCAGTGGAACTCTGGCTTTGGCAGTCAATTCACTAGTCTTAAGAGAAATCTCTGTCTCTGCAGTCTGCTCAGGCAGGCCTGAGGCAAATCATATTCAGATTCTGATTCAAAAGCAGTATTGGCATTATAATCAAAGTTTTAAATTGCCAATGCATTAGTAAACAGTACACACTTTTGGACTCAACACATATCAACAGAAACACACGTAGAGCTGTGTAGCTATTGGAATTGCAATGTGTTGTGCTTGCGTGTAATTTCGTTTCTGCTTCGTTTTGAGGCAAGGTCATTAGTGTAGCATGTTACCATACAGTATTTTAGCATGAAACATGCTTCCTTTCTATGTTAATTAGGCTTATTATagatactaataataattgttataccACAAGATAATACTCAGAACCGATTCGCAAGATGGAGAATTTGATAAGTATTTGGGTGTGTTTGCACTGTTACTGCATTTGCATAAATCTGTGAATTGGAAGCTAAAACAACTCAAATCATGCATGCAAATAAACAGTGGAATTCATTCTTTGTGAATTCCCCCTTCTGTGTGCAGTTAGTTGTGTTGCCAGGTCTGTCTTtgtctacctgtctgtcttTATGACAAGCCAATGTTTGCAAATCTCTTTCAACGTACTACTCACCAGGCCTGAGGCAAATTTTCTGCACTCAACTACTTTGACTGACCTCCTCTCTGGAGAGTGACAGCCTTATAAACTCCAAGACAGTTTTTGAATGGTTGGACAGACAAAACTATCTTGGCAGAAAAAGTGTCAGAGAAAAAGAGCGAGACAGAGGCAGTGTTCAATCATTTAGtagtatttcttttttatatcgTTATGTCGATGTTCACCTTTCTATGGTTTGGCctgaataataaattattctttGTGTTAGCAGTACACATCATGTCCTTTAATTATCCCGAGTTCCCCTATGCTGTCTTACTCTTACATACACACGCAAACCACATTTTCTGTCTCACAGGTTCAAGCCCCTCGTTCCTGTCTGTCTCAGTCTGTTGTCACTGTCTTACCCAGTTAGTGTCACCTGcatacacactcacatacacacactcacaatcCACATGCATAATTGCCCCTTGAAGGGAAAACCTTTTAGTCGTGGCTGTCAGAGTTTGACCCTGCAGCTTGCCTTGGGCAGCTGACTCCTGACATCTTGTAatgagtgtgtctgtgtgtgtgtgaggatgtatgtgtcaaaatacGGAAAACCAATGTGTTAGGATTAGTTAGAGAACAATAATCAGAGAAATACACAATAAGTACCCCTTTTAgcattttaagatttattattttattgtttcattatttgtatgtaacatatattattttatattattgtatttttataatacagtattatttttgtattctgaGAGATTATCATCTGAGAGctcaatttgattttaatatttcatgacataaaccacatttttattattcacaCTTGggttgttatatttattgccAATTCTGTAATTCGCTAAACCCTAATCTTACATAGATCTGACACTtcacaaaatacacacacacacactcttcacACACTGTGTGTCATCAGGCTCTCTAAATCCTAGAAAAGAACAGCCATGCTCTTGTAATGATGTCTTAGTCCAGGGAGTGTGTTTGGATTAGAATTTATATGCCTTGATATAGACATGTTGaagaattaaagggatagttcatgcaaaaatgacaattctgttattaattactcaccctcatattgttcaaaacccgtaagacccgtaagatatttttgatgaaatctgagagctttctgaccctgcacagacagcaacaaaaCTACGTTCAAgattttctttgcgcacaaaaagtattctcgtagcttcataaaagtttgaaccactgatgtcacatggactattttaacaatgtcattactacctttttaggccttgaacgtgatagttttatgcagggtcagaaagctctcaaatttcatcagaaatacaTAATGTgcgttccgaagatgaacgaacgtcttacaggtttggaacgacatgagtgtgagtaattaatgacagtattttcattttaaggtgaCCTATCCCGTTAATCTTTATTCACTTTGTGGTTGTTCCTGTTACAGGTCTGCGATTGGTGCAAACACATCCGCCACACTAAGGAATACCTGGATTTTGGAGCGGGTGAAAGACGGCTCCAGTTCTGCAGTGCAAAGTGTCTGAACCAGTATAAGATGGACATATTCTATAAAGAGACTCAGGCTGCACTGCCAGGGGGGTTATGTAACCCTCCTCTTCCCATGAGTGATACAAAGTCAGAGAGCGCGGCGGGTGTACAGCTCCTTACACCTGAGTCCTGGAGCGCGCCTCTAAACGAGCTCCGCAGTCGCAAGGCACCTTCACCAGGGGGTCCCACCACTGTAGCCGGACCTTCTGGATCCACCTCGGGGTCACCATCTGAAACCGGAACTGTGTGTTCATCCTCGTCTTCGTCGTCCTCGTCATCATCATCTACGAAAATCCCTACACCGCGGCCACATGAAAGCCCTGCGTTACCGCCACCTCCTCCACCACCTTTAGCAGGTTTACATCCAGCTCTGGGTGTGCCACCCGGCAGTCCGCCGATGGTGATGACACCCCGTGGGCCAgtccctctccctctctttaTGGAGCACCAGATGATGCAGCAGATTCGCCCTCCGTTCCTGCGTCCCCCAGGCCCTAACAGCCCTCATTCCAATCCCATGATTCCTGGCATTGGGCCACCACCTCCTTCTCGGACTTTGGGTCCTCCATCAAGCCCCATGCACCGCCCGCTCCTATCCCCCCACATACACCCGTCCTCCACCCCAACTCTTCCTGGGAACCCTCCGGGTATGATGCCCCCTCATCCCGGGGGCCACATGCCAGGCTTGCCTTTCCCCCCTGTTAACATGATGCCAGCTGGACCCATCCCAGTTCCGCCTATTATGAATATTGGCATACCTTCTCTGGCCCCCTTAGTGCCACCACCAACATTATTAGTGCCCTATCCAGTGATTGTGCCATTACCAGTCCCCATACCCATTCCGGTGCCCATACCATTTAGTCCGCACGCTTCTGGTGACCGACCAGGAAATGACGGAACGCTACCGAATGCTGCGAGTGAGCGGAGTGATTCAAAAGCACCGCCTCCATTTTCTCAAAGCACCTCTAGAGGGGAGGGGAGGGACTTTCAGCAAGCCCCTCCCACATCAGATACACTTTCGCCAGGATTTTCCAAACAGACAGAGCAGGGCAGGACAAATGTGGCAGAGCTGATGGTTAAAATGGAAAACTCTGGTAACGGAAGCTCTGGGCACTCCCACAAAGACACACCAGCAGATGGAGTCATTGATTTAACAACCAGTCGTCGCTCCCGACAACAGCTAGTTATCCAGAGGGCTGTAACCTGTGTGCAGGTAAAAGCAGAGCCCGGGTTAAGCCCGCCTCCTGCAGGTTTGGGTGAACCTGAGGTAGATGGGTCGCCCGGTACTAGCACAGGTACAATAGAAGATAACCACAGAGACAGTAATGCTGGAAGCCCATTGGCTAGTGTGGCTCTGCCTTGTGCCGACCCATCCTACTGCAGCGGCACACCACCACTTTCTCAGCCAATCACATGCAGCGCCTCCACTTTTCCTAGCAACACCACCACAGCTAAAACTGAGCCTGGCTCTGCTACACCCTGCAATGTGATTGTAAATGGGAGCTGTAATGTGCCTCCAGCAGAGAGTTCCATCAGAACACCTCCGTTAGAGCAGCGCCCTCTAGTGGACCCCTGCCGCAGGACTGCCGAGCCTGCGGGGTCCGATCTAGAAGGAGAGGACCTGAAAGAGAACAGCTGCTTGGCAACAGAAAGGGACTCGGCAGGAAAGAGAAGCTCAAATGACCAGTCTGCCATTACCGTAGTAACAGGGGAGGACAAACCTCAGAGCCCTGAAGATGCCCCATCTGGTGAGGACCATGCCTACGCCCTGCCCCTAATGCCCAAACCCGGCTGTGTCATTCAGCCCGTGCCCAAACCTGCTGACAAATCTGCTGCCATTTTGCCCTGTGGCTTGACAGCCCCATTAACAGGAACTGTTCCAATGGAAATGGAGCCTCCGCTGAAGAGAAGGTGTCTGCGAATCCGCAATCAGAACAAGTGAAATAAAGGACAGGTGAGAATCAGTTATTGTCAGCTTTCTTAGTAGTCTTAACATTTACTGTATGACTGCTTTCATTCTAAAGGCCTGTTtacaccaagaacgataactaCAAAGAATAGCATCTACACCAGCAGAAAATATCGTCTGCACCTGTTTTAGTGCACACTCGACTACCCCTTTAAATTCTCAAGCTTGTTATAGCAGGATTGATTCTGATTGGGTGTCAATATTTTTACcattcatcagctggaaaaaaaaattgctctgAAAGTGATGCCTTTATTGTTACGGCTGTCGTGTTGATTTTTAGAACtatctttattgttattgtCTAGTTATTATCCTTGGTGCGAACAGGCCTTAAGATTGCATTAAGCAATATAatcctgtaattttttttgtgcttgGTTGCAGATTTCTATTCAAGAAATAGCtctcacaaaaataaaagttatttttatttacacaccCCCAGGTTGcaccaaacctgtatgaaacacaaaaacagaatttaaagaAATTTGGAGTGCTTTGTCTCTGCtttgtctctctttttctctctttcgaATTTCAAAAGGAAgcaaaaaatcataaaagtatcataaaagttCAAGTAAGTCTATGTAACTCACTAATATAtcatacatacactaccattcaaacatTTGGTGTTAagatttttggtaaaaaaataaataaataaataataataaaataaaataaaataaaaaatgtgtttgaaagaaatctcttatgcttaccaatgctgcatttacagtatttgatcaaagatacagtattgcaaaatattagtacaatttaaactgtattttatttgaatatattttaaaatgtaatatattttctgtgatggcaatgcttaattttcacTGCTACAGCCCTCATCCTCAGAATCCTTTataatcattcagaaatgattctaatattctTTTTTGGTGCTCTAGAAACGTTCAATTATtggcaatgttgaaaacagatgtgctgcttaatatttttgtggaaaccatgatatgtTTTTCAGGGtaatttgatgaatagaaagttcagtatttatttgaaatataaatcttttgtagcattacaAATTTATTGCTGAAAAAAAGCAGATATCATTTTGTCATTCAGTCCTCATTGATTTGCcagaatattcttttaaaaaaaaactttcctcTGGTTCATTCCACATAgaaaggtttggaatgacatgagggtgtgtaaataatgacaaaacttttcttttagagttaactatctctttaatactCTTAAAACGTTTAAATTGTTCCTGAATTAATCTTTTATGAATCTCTTATGAATCAGTCCTATGAATCTTTCAAACTGATCAAAGACTAAGAAGGctatatgcaaataatttacCCATTATCCcttctcttttatttttcccaCCTGTCTCACATAGAAATCAACATCTCACCAAAGGGATAAAGAGGACTGCACTGTAGCAGAGACCATCAGCTGTCCACAGACTTCATCCACAATCCAGCCAATCAAGACGTCAACCTCGTTTTCTCCACTTTTCCAAACCCGCACATACACGTTGTGACCTAAGATGCTCACAGATCATCCAGATTGGGCAGCAGTCTGCTCCGTCTCCACCCCTTTCGGCTAAACAAAGACTGACACAAAGTGTTAATCTGGGAAGTAGATTGAACGTGATGTTTGACCTTCAACTGCGACGTCTCCAGGCGTAGTCTGTTCTCAGTCTACTTGTTGATGAAAGAGATATTCCATTCGACCCCTGCACCCACGACTTGTTGAGAGGACTTTCCCCCCTGCCGGTTGGAGGCGGCATTACAGTGTACATATACAGTTTTCCAAGAAGGCGGAGCTTAAGCCAAACACAATAGGTCTGCCAGGCTGCCAATCAGATGTGCTCATGAATAACTCTAATTTGGAACAGAGCCAGTCAAATCCTGCCACAGATGGATGGACCAGTTTTCGCTTTGTGCGCGCATTCAAAGAAGCTCAGTTTAATCTGTACATTTGGAGTCTGATGCTTCTGATTCAATAGCTTCAGTCAGAGAGACGAATACAGATGCAgaactgctctaaaatatggaCAGAAAACTCTGAATGCTCTCTCCTCTCAAAtctttctctcgctctcccCCTCACTTCCGTGTATCAGTATCTGCAACACCAGCAAAACACTCTGTACTCTTTCTTAACCTCTTTCCTTTCTCTCCTTTCTGAGGGAGAGGTGTTCCGAAACTGGACACCAAAAAAGACAGGAAGAGAGAAACGTACACACCCTGGAGGGAGTGCAAAAACAGAAGGATGGAGTGAACTTTCATTTCATCCCTGGGAAGAAGCTGGAAACTCATCCATCGTTGGAGAAGAAAAGTAGAAGATAAGTAGTCTGCACTACTGGAGAACAGTGTTTGTGGATGGTTTGCTGGTTTATTGTGCAATGAAACTCACTGATTTGATTGAGGATTACAGGGTACAGCCCTCACCAGGCATTTTGGCGAACTGTTAAAATGGCCGCTAGCTTTGCGGCCACTGGCTTGGAGACTGTCCCACCCAGTCTGTTTAATCGCACGCGCTCAAGAGTCGGTCTAACACTGCTGGTGGGTTGTGTACACACTGTCCTGATGTATCAGATGGCTCAGATGGAAATCATTGTCCACGGGGGCATTTGAGTTGGATTTCTCATTATTTCTATCAGTATCCATCTTATTGCGGTGCtcttatttaagaaaaatcccTCCTGGGTTTCCTATCGAGAGTACAATCAAAACCAGTGGAGAGGTCAGTAAGTGTCTCGGGCAGCTGTGAGCTGGTGTCAAGGGTGCATTCTTGAGTTTTTTTTCAAGCTTTCTTTTTTCGCCAAATCCCAATCAGTGCTAAATTATGTTCATTACTTCCTTTCCAGCTACGGTTACAGGAACGATTTCAGTTAGTTCCAAGGTGCCTCAGTGTAGAGCTCACTTAACACAAGATGCCAAGACCAAGAACATTTTGCTTAAAGGTAGGCTGGGTTGGTTAGGTGGACATAGAGCCAAAATGATTTTAGTTACACTGAGTACTGTAAGAGCTGAATGCATGGTTAGCACCTGTGTGTATAGGTTATTTGTTTTGACTAAAGTGGAGGAGTGAACCCTAAAGccaagcgtgtgtgtgtgtgtaagcagGAGAAGGTGTATCAGATTTCTGGCCAAAATAGAGTTCAGTCTGACAAAACATTCAAGTTTGCCAATTTATTTTGGGAGAAGGTCTAAAATTCAAGTCAAAAATTTGTCAATGCGTCGGAAAACACAAggaggatgaaaaaaaaaattacccacaTCCAAAAATACACAATCTGATGAGTACTGAGTATTCTCTGAATGGCAAAATTTAAGTCAAACATAAAAAGAGGAACTAAATCTAAACATGACAGCAAAATTTCAGACCAGACTagtttttcattgtaatttttaaaattatatttaattattagttttctttgcttatttatttttgtttcatttcttttttattattattttttttagttttatcctttttatttaactttttttttttactggccAACACTGACCCAAATCTCCCCTTCAACCTTTACcgcttctctctctccctcttttcccctctgttttttttctctctgctcCTGGACGGCGTACAAAGAAGAGTGCAATCCTACCCTATCCCTCTGTACTTTTTGCAGCAGGATTCAGTTTCACAGtggtatatttttttaagagtaGGCTCAGAGGTCTAATTGTGACTGGTTAGAGTAAGGACTGGATTTCTCTCTGGGGTTCGTATGTGGCGGAGTCTCATTCCAGTGTCagatttaaacacacacacagacacacacacattcctgTGTCAGATTTATTTTGTCAGTGCTGATACGGCTGGCTGACCCTCCGTCTGAATGGAGGTGTTACAGAAAGCAGATTGATAAAAAGGGCAAAATGTCAGAGAAGCATAAACACAATGTAAATGCTCAGTCCCTgtgtttggtgtgtgtgtgtgtgtgtgtgtttatgggaGAAACAGTGAATCTCAGTGTTGATCTGGGAATCTTGATACTGTGTGTGCGGCACAACCAAACGCACATTACATGTCTGGATTGGTCGTGAGGAGCCAGCAACAGCATCATATGTCGCTTTCATTATTGACTCGAATTTCCTCgctttttccctctctctcctcctcctctttcaTACTCAGCCTTTTACTTCTCAATTCTTCTTTGTTTTCACTTATTCTCTCCATAATTAGTATTTAGTAAAGTTAGTATTTCAAATATGCCATAGTGAACACTACATATGGAAGCCTTTTCCACCTCagagtataaaataaaaaatgtaattgtgagataaagtttaAATAAGAACAAGTCACAccatgagatataaagtcgcaattctgaaatataatgtctcaactgcaaaaaataaagtctgCTTTGTAAGACAGACTTTAGCAATTTAGCAGTAGcaattttgaaataatgaaatttaaaattacaattgggAAACAGTCGCAATTGACCGTTCacagggagtttgattgacaggtgacctgaccaatcataacgctgacatttgccatttttgtctgacaaacaaaccagacaggagagtagattaacgtcGGTGGACTTGAAAATTGTGCATACTGACGTCTTTCCACAGTTGGGACAAGTTACTGTCTGctattcattcatgtttattttatgctataactagtagtaaagaggaagagatgatcggttcccacttgaactgaggtgctacagcga is from Labeo rohita strain BAU-BD-2019 chromosome 13, IGBB_LRoh.1.0, whole genome shotgun sequence and encodes:
- the sobpa gene encoding sine oculis-binding protein homolog A isoform X2; its protein translation is MAEMEKEGRPPENKRSRKPAHPVKREINAEMKVPSNRPLPGAGQAGSLHGNSPYLMSFAENTMNELLGWYGYDKVELRDSDDIEIRNYPDGEMRQHISVLKENSLPKASTVENSSGSPPHANSSGSTPTSRNGVTAEASANPSSSKEHGGLPIIVPLIPPPLIKAPAEEDTSNVQIMCAWCQKVGVKRYSLSMGSELKSFCSEKCFAACRRAYFKRNKAREEEGVPHHSLSKDTPRLVLKTNSDVLVCDWCKHIRHTKEYLDFGAGERRLQFCSAKCLNQYKMDIFYKETQAALPGGLCNPPLPMSDTKSESAAGVQLLTPESWSAPLNELRSRKAPSPGGPTTVAGPSGSTSGSPSETGTVCSSSSSSSSSSSSTKIPTPRPHESPALPPPPPPPLAGLHPALGVPPGSPPMVMTPRGPVPLPLFMEHQMMQQIRPPFLRPPGPNSPHSNPMIPGIGPPPPSRTLGPPSSPMHRPLLSPHIHPSSTPTLPGNPPGMMPPHPGGHMPGLPFPPVNMMPAGPIPVPPIMNIGIPSLAPLVPPPTLLVPYPVIVPLPVPIPIPVPIPFSPHASGDRPGNDGTLPNAASERSDSKAPPPFSQSTSRGEGRDFQQAPPTSDTLSPGFSKQTEQGRTNVAELMVKMENSGNGSSGHSHKDTPADGVIDLTTSRRSRQQLVIQRAVTCVQVKAEPGLSPPPAGLGEPEVDGSPGTSTGTIEDNHRDSNAGSPLASVALPCADPSYCSGTPPLSQPITCSASTFPSNTTTAKTEPGSATPCNVIVNGSCNVPPAESSIRTPPLEQRPLVDPCRRTAEPAGSDLEGEDLKENSCLATERDSAGKRSSNDQSAITVVTGEDKPQSPEDAPSGEDHAYALPLMPKPGCVIQPVPKPADKSAAILPCGLTAPLTGTVPMEMEPPLKRRCLRIRNQNK
- the sobpa gene encoding sine oculis-binding protein homolog A isoform X6 → MAEMEKEGRPPENKRSRKPAHPVKREINAEMKVPSNRPLPGAGQAGSLHGNSPYLMSFAENTMNELLGWYGYDKVELRDSDDIEIRNYPDGEMRQHISVLKENSLPKASTVENSSGSPPHANSSGSTPTSRNGVTAEASANPSSSKEHGGLPIIVPLIPPPLIKAPAEEDTSNVQIMCAWCQKVGVKRYSLSMGSELKSFCSEKCFAACRRAYFKRNKVCDWCKHIRHTKEYLDFGAGERRLQFCSAKCLNQYKMDIFYKETQAALPGGLCNPPLPMSDTKSESAAGVQLLTPESWSAPLNELRSRKAPSPGGPTTVAGPSGSTSGSPSETGTVCSSSSSSSSSSSSTKIPTPRPHESPALPPPPPPPLAGLHPALGVPPGSPPMVMTPRGPVPLPLFMEHQMMQQIRPPFLRPPGPNSPHSNPMIPGIGPPPPSRTLGPPSSPMHRPLLSPHIHPSSTPTLPGNPPGMMPPHPGGHMPGLPFPPVNMMPAGPIPVPPIMNIGIPSLAPLVPPPTLLVPYPVIVPLPVPIPIPVPIPFSPHASGDRPGNDGTLPNAASERSDSKAPPPFSQSTSRGEGRDFQQAPPTSDTLSPGFSKQTEQGRTNVAELMVKMENSGNGSSGHSHKDTPADGVIDLTTSRRSRQQLVIQRAVTCVQVKAEPGLSPPPAGLGEPEVDGSPGTSTGTIEDNHRDSNAGSPLASVALPCADPSYCSGTPPLSQPITCSASTFPSNTTTAKTEPGSATPCNVIVNGSCNVPPAESSIRTPPLEQRPLVDPCRRTAEPAGSDLEGEDLKENSCLATERDSAGKRSSNDQSAITVVTGEDKPQSPEDAPSGEDHAYALPLMPKPGCVIQPVPKPADKSAAILPCGLTAPLTGTVPMEMEPPLKRRCLRIRNQNK
- the sobpa gene encoding sine oculis-binding protein homolog A isoform X4, which encodes MAEMEKEGRPPENKRSRKPAHPVKREINAEMKVPSNRPLPGAGQAGSLHGNSPYLMSFAENTMNELLGWYGYDKVELRDSDDIEIRNYPDGEMRQHISVLKENSLPKASTVENSSGSPPHANSSGSTPTSRNGVTAEASANPSSSKEHGGLPIIVPLIPPPLIKAPAEEDTSNVQIMCAWCQKVGVKRYSLSMGSELKSFCSEKCFAACRRAYFKRNKLGYVRNCSVCDWCKHIRHTKEYLDFGAGERRLQFCSAKCLNQYKMDIFYKETQAALPGGLCNPPLPMSDTKSESAAGVQLLTPESWSAPLNELRSRKAPSPGGPTTVAGPSGSTSGSPSETGTVCSSSSSSSSSSSSTKIPTPRPHESPALPPPPPPPLAGLHPALGVPPGSPPMVMTPRGPVPLPLFMEHQMMQQIRPPFLRPPGPNSPHSNPMIPGIGPPPPSRTLGPPSSPMHRPLLSPHIHPSSTPTLPGNPPGMMPPHPGGHMPGLPFPPVNMMPAGPIPVPPIMNIGIPSLAPLVPPPTLLVPYPVIVPLPVPIPIPVPIPFSPHASGDRPGNDGTLPNAASERSDSKAPPPFSQSTSRGEGRDFQQAPPTSDTLSPGFSKQTEQGRTNVAELMVKMENSGNGSSGHSHKDTPADGVIDLTTSRRSRQQLVIQRAVTCVQVKAEPGLSPPPAGLGEPEVDGSPGTSTGTIEDNHRDSNAGSPLASVALPCADPSYCSGTPPLSQPITCSASTFPSNTTTAKTEPGSATPCNVIVNGSCNVPPAESSIRTPPLEQRPLVDPCRRTAEPAGSDLEGEDLKENSCLATERDSAGKRSSNDQSAITVVTGEDKPQSPEDAPSGEDHAYALPLMPKPGCVIQPVPKPADKSAAILPCGLTAPLTGTVPMEMEPPLKRRCLRIRNQNK